Genomic DNA from Sardina pilchardus chromosome 4, fSarPil1.1, whole genome shotgun sequence:
agacacacacacacacacacacacacgcacatgcacacacacacgcacacacaagaaatATTTCTGAGGCCCATGAACATACCTTACTGTATGCTAACTGCACAAAGTgcagaagaaaacaaaacatggctTGTTTCACAATTATTTGTGCCTCAGTGGAGGCTCAGCAATGAATGACTATCTGCATTTACCTGAATGCAACATAGTCAGTTCTTCATTACCTTGTTTTACAACATATGTGTATTTCCTACTCAATTCAAAGATTTAAAAAACCCAAACAATCAGTGTGGGGGAAATCTCCACGAAACaagacaataaaaaataaatattgctCTGTTGTGACTTGTCAGGCTATCCTGAAGtgcctctttcattctcttcatTGCAGTGATATGAGCTTTGAAGTCAATTTGCCCAAAGTGTTCTTGTAGAATTCACACATCTGTCCACATTTGATTTTCCAAAACTCCTCCAAAGTTTTCGGCGGATTGACACGGGCCTAGAAGTTGTAGCAATGTGGGGGGTTGGTCTCAGAAAAATATGCCGTTCCATTGACAAGGGGAGGCAAGGAAGGGGACTCATTGGCTTCAGTCGGATGGTACTGgatctagaaaaaaaaaaaaagcattagcGAAAAGgtagtcacatactgtaggtgttatactgtatatccaggAAGTTTAAGAATGTATTTCTAATTAAACTGTTGTAGTACTTCCATGTTGTAGGGAATAAACAGACTGAGGATATTCAGTCTTTGGGTGAGGATATTgcctactgtatgcacattTCATAGGTAACAGGATAGGTAGGATACAAATCAGACAGGATGTCCGAGTTGAGAATGTGCAGTAAATACACACTGCAGTTTACCTGTGTCTGTTCGTTGCAGTTAAGGTACTGCTGAAGGATCATATCAGAGGTGGATACCCCCGGCGTCACTTGGCAGGCTGAGGGGCTTATGCAGGCGGGGTCCTGGGGTATGGACGCTGTGCCGATGACCATCTTACCGGGGTTCCACTGGAAGTAGCACGACCCCTGCGGCGGGCTCTGGTGGTTGTGATTCACCGGCTTCCAGGGCGATGAGATGGCAGTGGCCTGGCCGGCGTGCGTTGGCTGGCTCAGGCTACCGTTGGGCGGGGAGGACACCTCGAACATGCAGCTGCTGGGACTTGAGTGCTGTCTGTCGGCGAGTCCCACCGTGGGCTCCGAGTGGTACTGGTCCTTGACGAAGTTTAACAGGCTCTGGGTCGGAGAGTTCTGAGAGCCTGGAGCCCACTGCCCGCGGCTTTGACCTTCCGGTGAAAGGCCGTTCAGCCTGGCGTTTTGTGGTGTGCCCGGCGGCCACTGGCAAGTCGAGTTCTGAAATGGCGTGCTGACATAGTTTGGGACGCAGCCATTCTCCTGGGCATTTGGTCCAAAACCGTTTCTGTTGTTCATCTGTTGGGTGGAAAAGTTAGTCCCAGGGGCTGAGAGAACAGCAGGATTCCTTTGATCCATTGCAACATTCCTCTTCCTGTCAACAGGGACATGACCGGACGGATCAATGGGCATTCCAACATGTGGTTGACATTGTGGAAaattttgaactgaactgatctgATTTGTTTTGCAGTTGGACAAAGTATGATGATTCTGGGGGCTCAAACTGCACCCGTTAGGCTTGGCGAAACTGGATGCTGAGGAAAGCAGATCTACTCCATTACTTATTCCAACCTGGGGGGAGTTCTCCCATGGGCTGAAAATAGCAGATCCATTTTGTTGTAAACCATCAGAACCCTGAAGCTTTGGGAATATGTCATTCAACTGTAGATCCTGAAGAGGGGGAATGCCATCGTTTTCAGGCAACTGAATCTGTATGTCTTTTATGGCACTGTCTAGTACTCCAAATCCTTGCTGAGCTGATCTCAGATCTATAATCGGCAGGGTACTGGCGCCATTTACACAGCTGCCACCAAAGTTGGTTCTCTGTCCCATGTGAAACTTTGATATCTGTACACCGTTGTCTGGTGCGGCACAGTTCTGAGGATGAGCCAGATGGGGCACAGGGCTTTCCTTCAATAGGGTATCTTCCAAGTAAGACAGGATGTCTTCAGTGAGAATGTCATCAAGGCTCATGGAACTGTCAATGGTATCTTTGGTCTTTGCTAGCCGCAGCAGGGCATTCTCCCAGTCCTTCACCTCAGAGTTGCCCACGTCCATCCCTTGCAATGCACTTCCCAGGTCGCTGTCGCCAGCCATTTGGCCAATCGTTTCCAACATGGCTGCCAATGTGGTGTCCTTAGTGTCAGGTGCCTCATTTTGCCATGAGTTGCTGGGAACGTTCACCAGAGCCCTGGTCTCCATGAAGACCTTCTCCATGGAGTACTGAGACTCACTGTCTGACTGCATGTAGGCAGAATGGTCTTGTTTGTAGAAGCACCCTAGAAGGGAGTCTGAAGGCACCTCGTTATCTTCAAAGACCTTCCTGATCTTGGCTGCCTTGCCTGTGTTGCAGATCTCCTCGATGTCAAGGGAAGGTGTGTTCTCATACA
This window encodes:
- the LOC134078470 gene encoding aryl hydrocarbon receptor-like, with amino-acid sequence MLGNDGTYAGKKRKKPVQKIKPRPENAKTNPSKRHRDRLNGELDNLTSLLPFSDDVRSRLDKLSVLRLSVAYIKVKNFLNATVKKNSQALPIGNGPGAHGADTADLSETDLMLQALNGIMLVVTSEGYVFYASPTIQDYLGFHQSDVLHQSVFELIHTEDRAMFRRQLHFALNPQPFSQDQGGDDMQNSSDITRNVVTYDPQDIPPENSSFLERTFVCRMRCLLDNSSGFLALNFQGRLKFLHGQGAGFGNGTSKRPQLALFAVARPVQTLSILEVRAKMVIFQTKHKLDFTPTGVDSRGKVVLGYSEVEISMRGSGYQFIHAADMMYCADSHIRMMKTGETGSTIFRLLSKHAGWVWVHSNAKLIYKDGRPDFIIARQRALSNEEGEEHLRQRRLQLPFNLTSGEAILYENTPSLDIEEICNTGKAAKIRKVFEDNEVPSDSLLGCFYKQDHSAYMQSDSESQYSMEKVFMETRALVNVPSNSWQNEAPDTKDTTLAAMLETIGQMAGDSDLGSALQGMDVGNSEVKDWENALLRLAKTKDTIDSSMSLDDILTEDILSYLEDTLLKESPVPHLAHPQNCAAPDNGVQISKFHMGQRTNFGGSCVNGASTLPIIDLRSAQQGFGVLDSAIKDIQIQLPENDGIPPLQDLQLNDIFPKLQGSDGLQQNGSAIFSPWENSPQVGISNGVDLLSSASSFAKPNGCSLSPQNHHTLSNCKTNQISSVQNFPQCQPHVGMPIDPSGHVPVDRKRNVAMDQRNPAVLSAPGTNFSTQQMNNRNGFGPNAQENGCVPNYVSTPFQNSTCQWPPGTPQNARLNGLSPEGQSRGQWAPGSQNSPTQSLLNFVKDQYHSEPTVGLADRQHSSPSSCMFEVSSPPNGSLSQPTHAGQATAISSPWKPVNHNHQSPPQGSCYFQWNPGKMVIGTASIPQDPACISPSACQVTPGVSTSDMILQQYLNCNEQTQIQYHPTEANESPSLPPLVNGTAYFSETNPPHCYNF